In Arachis hypogaea cultivar Tifrunner chromosome 17, arahy.Tifrunner.gnm2.J5K5, whole genome shotgun sequence, a single window of DNA contains:
- the LOC140180491 gene encoding uncharacterized protein, protein MTTAEFKLWIQDMEFLDVALANRMFTWFRGQSCSRIDRVLVSLEWLEEFPETRLRGGPRGLSYHYPLIVDITRLGGGPRPFRSLDAWFTHEGFLRMVKGEWRNLGDVQFIDKLKALTIPLGKWHKENFRDMDMKIMKFEEEIKKVDDMVSNGVVDGTVEARRRVLETSPIIGFRDGLVIRITEEEATELEWMPSNEKIKDAVWDCESTKAPGSDGYNMNFIKKCWEDVSGEFTAAVMGFFQSAILPTDANVTWVALAPKFVRAKEIKDFKPISMVGCIYKVISKILVQKMHKIMPGLVGETHSAFVQGRKIHDGILIACETVQWLKLRKKSSTIIKLDFQKAYDRVKWSFVDIVLQKMGFGRRWREWIKECVCSAFMMIREAVRNGCITPVLVGRDNIELSHLQFADDTILFCPSEEETIRNYKRLLRCFEMMSGLSINFDKSNLIPVNCEQSWAQQMCRLLGCKEAYLPVRYLGISLGANPRLVKTQKPVIDKVLQAEVLPVEITSYSFTSTIWRGFVPPRVELFTWFALVGKVNTRERLCGVLSCSLLEGYGLFQEKIGLPGEVRGTTGSWWLLTTKQLFKWYILRLANYSICAEKRDSGIHCGNSNVCRRLRYSCGKPFMMASQFVVDFMKSYQQSQKSVLDVTILGKNVNHCLIDCPKSQEVWQQSDLGAYLAQNSSEEFWVR, encoded by the exons ATGACTACAGCTGAATTTAAACTTTGGATTCAAGATATGGAGTTTTTGGACGTTGCACTTGCTAATCGTATGTTCACATGGTTTAGGGGTCAGTCGTGTAGCCGCATTGATAGAGTTCTGGTTAGTTTGGAGTGGTTAGAAGAGTTTCCTGAAACAAGGCTTAGAGGAGGTCCAAGAGGTTTATCATACCACTATCCATTGATTGTGGATATCACAAGATTGGGAGGGGGGCCGAGACCTTTTCGGAGTCTGGATGCTTGGTTTACTCATGAGGGTTTCTTGCGGATGGTGAAGGGGGAGTGGAGGAATTTGGGCGACGTACAATTCATTGACAAGCTGAAGGCTTTGACGATCCCGCTGGGTAAATGGCATAAGGAGAATTTCAGGGACATGGATATGAAAAttatgaagtttgaagaagagataAAGAAAGTAGATGATATGGTTAGCAATGGGGTTGTTGATGGAACTGTGGAAGCAAGAAGGAGGGTGCTG GAGACCTCGCCAATAATAGGGTTCCGTGATGGACTGGTTATCCGGATAACGGAGGAGGAGGCAACAGAGTTGGAATGGATGCCGTCtaatgagaaaattaaggatgcAGTTTGGGATTGTGAGTCAACTAAGGCACCAGGCAGTGATGGGTATAATATGAATTTCATTAAGAAGTGTTGGGAGGATGTTAGTGGGGAGTTCACTGCAGCCGTGATGGGATTCTTTCAGTCAGCTATTTTACCTACGGATGCGAATGTTACTTGGGTGgctttggcgccaaagtttgtCAGAGCTAAAGAAATCAAGGACTTTAAGCCAATTAGTATGGTGGGTTGTATTTATAAGGTTATATCAAAGATCCTGGTTCAGAAGATGCATAAGATAATGCCAGGGTTGGTAGGAGAAACACATAGTGCGTTTGTGCAGGGTAGGAAGATACATGATGGGATTTTGATTGCATGTGAAACTGTGCAGTGGCTGAAGTTGAGGAAAAAGAGCTCGACAATTATTAAACTAGACTTCCAAAAGGCTTATGATCGAGTCAAGTGGAGTTTTGTGGATATTGTTTTGCAAAAGATGGGGTTTGGCCGTAGATGGAGGGAGTGGATAAAGGAGTGTGTGTGTTCTGCGTTTAT GATGATTAGAGAGGCGGTGCGGAATGGATGTATTACTCCAGTGTTGGTTGGAAGGGATAACATTGAGTTGTCACATTTGCAGTTTGCGGATGATACTATACTTTTTTGTCCTTCTGAAGAAGAGACGATCAGAAACTATAAGCGGTTGCTGCGCTGCTTTGAGATGATGTCAGGGCTAAGTATCAATTTTGACAAGTCCAACTTGATTCCGGTTAATTGTGAGCAAAGTTGGGCACAACAGATGTGTCGACTGTTAGGGTGTAAAGAGGCGTATTTACCTGTCAGATATCTTGGCATTTCTCTGGGGGCGAATCCAAGGCTGGTCAAGACACAGAAACCAGTGATTGATAAG GTATTGCAGGCAGAGGTACTTCCTGTGGAAATCACAAGCTATAGCTTCACTAGTACTATTTGGAGAGGATTCGTCCCACCAAGGGTTGAGTTGTTTACTTGGTTTGCACTGGTTGGTAAGGTGAATACAAGGGAAAGACT GTGTGGTGTACTTAGTTGTTCGCTCTTGGAAGGATATGGACTATTCCAG GAGAAGATCGGCTTACCTGGAGAAGTGAGAGGGACGACAGGTTCATGGTGGCTTCTGACTACAAAACAGCTTTTCAAATGGTACATTCTTCGATTAGCCAATTACTCTATCTGTGCAGAGAAAAGAGACTCTGGAATTCATTGTGGGAACTCCAATGTCTGCCGAAGATTAAGATATTCCTGTGGAAAACCCTTCATGATGGCATCCCAGTTTGTCGTCGACTTCATGAAAAGCTACCAGCAATCCCAAAAATCTGTCCTAGATGTAACAATTTTGGGAAAAAACGTAAATCACTGCTTAATTGATTGTCCAAAGTCACAAGAAGTTTGGCAGCAGTCAGACCTGGGAGCTTACCTGGCACAAAACAGCTCAGAAGAATTTTGGGTGCGATAG
- the LOC112766169 gene encoding uncharacterized protein: MSMLVTEDNNNNNNKPHVVVDVDNNVSQGSTSSCVGNEGCASSETSEEQQQSNSHDSGSEIVAGAIEKERGSSVSSDQCSVELVDLESDVDKVRHLDHDNNNNNNKVERDCRICHLSMDMTNHESGGSPIELGCSCKDDLAAAHKQCAEAWFKIKGNKTCEICGSIAHNVAGTIEVQMTEQWNDSNDASIAPPTGPAPPASETRNFWQGHRFLNFLLACMVFAFVISWLFHFNVPS, translated from the exons ATGTCAATGTTGGTTACtgaggacaacaacaacaacaataataagccTCATGTTGTTGTTGACGTAGACAATAATGTCTCTCAAGGTAGTACTAGTAGCTGTGTCGGCAAtgaaggttgtgcttcttctgagACAAGTGAGGAACAACAACAAAGTAATTCCCATGATTCTGGTTCCGAGATTGTTGCTGGAGCAATTGAGAAAGAGAGAGGGTCTTCAGTTTCATCAGATCAGTGTTCTGTGGAGCTTGTGGATCTGGAGAGTGATGTGGATAAGGTACGGCACTTAGATcatgataacaataataataataataaggtggaGAGGGATTGCAGGATTTGTCACCTAAGCATGGATATGACCAACCATGAATCTGGTGGGTCCCCCATTGAACTTGGTTGTTCTTGTAAGGATGATTTGGCTGCTGCACATAAACAATGTGCTGAGGCTTGGTTCAAGATCAAAGGCAACAA AACTTGTGAAATTTGTGGATCAATTGCACACAATGTAGCCGGCACAATCGAAGTTCAAATGACAGAACAGTGGAATGACTCCAATGATGCTTCCATTGCTCCACCAACCGGGCCTGCACCCCCGGCCAGCGAAACTCGAAACTTCTGGCAGGGACATCGTTTTTTGAATTTCCTACTAGCTTGTATGGTCTTTGCATTTGTCATATCCTGGCTTTTTCACTTCAATGTGCCCTCATGA